The genome window agaTCAGAAGGGATcagaagtcatcctcagctatacggTGAGTTATAGGACAATCTGGGATATGTGAAAACCtacttaaaaaaaaccaaaaagagctaatgatatggctcagcaggtaaagacacttgctgccaagcctaacaacccgagtttgatctccaggacctacatggtggaaaaagaaagccaactcataaaagttgtcctctgacttccacatgtggtACCGTGGTGTATGCAAgcttgtgtacacatacatataaagtaaatgtaacaagggtttggagagatggctcaggggttaagaacactgctcttccagaggtcctgagttcaactcccagcaaccacatggtggctcacaaccaactgtaatgagatctggtgccctctaatGGAATGtaggaatacatgcagacagaacactgtacacataataaataaatctttaaaaaataaaataaaataaatgtaacaaaaattaaaaaacgtgagctgagcggtggtggtgcatgcctttaatcccagcactcgggaggcagaggcaagcggatctctgtgaattcgaggccagcctgttctacagactgagttccaggacaggcaggactgttacacagagaaaccttgtcttgaaaaaccaaaataaagtaaaataaaaacaaaacttatttgAATGCTAGTTTCCTGGGTGATCTCATTAAAATTCTTAGTTATCCTGATTGAGTTCCtaatttgatttgtatttctcataTTGATATTCAGGTCACTTATCTTGAAGTCTTTGGTTTTTGCCACTTAACAGTGCTAGCTCTTGGCCTTCTATTCCTGTATAATTTACACAATTGTACGTCTAGGCTTTATAGATAAGATAAAGGGATTACTTCATTGAGTTCCTGCTTGTGTTGCTTTTATGTATCCTCTCACTATAATACACACTTGAGAGGTGAGACTATTCCCTATATTTACAGATGATAGTAAATTGCCCAGAAAGCTATTAAGTAACAAACCCTGGATCCAGACCTTAATCCCTGAGGACAGAGCCCATGATCTTACTCCATCCATATACTTACTCCACACCAAATTAAAACTTAAGGCTTATTGggtaggttgtttgtttgttttgttttttttgttttgtttttttaagattttgtgtatgaatgttagacctggagattatatatatatatatatatatatatatatatatatatatataatctccagCAGCACATGAATGGCTagtgcccacagtggccagaagaggctgttggatctcctagaactggagttataggtggttgtgaaccaccatgtatgtATAGGAACtaaacctgagtcttctgcaagaacaagtactTTAAATCACTGAACTATCTTTCTAGCCCCTTACTTTATATAGTTTTTAGCCTCAAGCACTTTAGTCTAGCAAGAGAGATAAATATAGGATATGGAAAGCATTCTATCAGCAGATTGGAGAACAGTTAATTCGGATTAGATTTAGGGAAGGAGCTTAGATATAGGGCAGGACCAAGTAAGTCAGAGGGCATTTCTTGACTGAACAACAACACTAAAGCATTCTGGAGCAGTATAATCTGGTATGGTTGGACATGCATTTGAGACTGAAGAAAAGGTGGTACTTAGTGATTCTCACAGTAGTGGGGAACACAAATGAATACATCTAAGTTATTAAATTTGTAAGTTCGGATTTTTTAAGTGAGAGGTATTGGTAAAATGCCAAGAGAAGTCAGCTGCTCAGTGGATCAGCAAGAACAATACATATTAAACTAAAAAACAAGCTAGAGAGCTAGTTagttggcttagtggttaagaacatttgaggctcttctagaggatcttgGTTctgttcccggcacccacatggcagctcaaagctatctgtagctccagttctagggtatccaGTATCCTGACCACTgcagaaaactcacagaaaaataaatctgaggggaaaaaaaacaaacaaaaaaaccttcatGATACTGATAAACTGACACCACCTGCCCCCAAATATAGAGAACAACATGGGGGGAAAGAACACCTGGATCAAATTTAAGGTCGGAAAGCCTGCTTCATGTAAGCTCTTGTGGTTTTTCAACTTTAAGCTAGTTTTAACTATTATTGAGAACTACCAGTATATCTTTAGCCAAGAGAAGACTTCAGAAACCAGTCCTGGGGATTGCTTTGCAATGTTCTTATCAGTGATAATCTGAAATCTCTCAGTGTGTACTTTTACATTCTCTTAACATGATTCCCAGTTCCTCAGAAACATCTGAGTGACATCAGTTGGGTTTCACTGCTCATGAAACCAAACAAGAGCGTGAAATATATTCCCAGTTTACTTTCAAAGAACAAAGGACCACTCAACTGATTATAAGTTCTTCTTTAAATGATTAACATTGCTTCTaaagttcattaaaaatattttatttagtatatccCCTCATTCAGAGAATAACCATGATAAACATAggttactttaaaatattatagcAATGGTTTTCTTGAAGGTAATTTGATTAGTACAGTTATAAATACAAAAGGGGGAGAAATTACCAGAAATAACACATGATTTTTAACAAAGCTTCAGGAAAATcttattaaaattcatttaaaatcttaCAGGTAGGCTGAGTCtggcgcatgcctataatccagtaCTTAAAGGAGTAGACATGGGGAGattgtaagtctgaggccagcctgggctagatagcAAACACCTatctaaaaaccaaaaactataCAATTTTTGCATATACTTTTAGCTCTTCGGAGCCTTCTGCCAGTAAGGCACCTGCAATAGTAGAAAATTTGCTGCTGCAGCCTTGGGGAACATTCCTTGATGGCTGTTGTGCTGATGTTCCTCTTGACAAAGCGTGCTTTAAGATGGCTACATATTTATGTACCTCCCAACTTCCAAGTGGAAACACTCCTATTGAATTGATGGGTTGGAACAAAAGCATACGTCCTTAGCCATACAAGTTTCCCACAAattagaatttcataaaaacatgaaGTGTTAACACAGAGATGTGGTAACTGACTTTATGAAAGCTGGCACGACGTAACTCAACAAAACCTCTAGCTGTGGTGTGGAGTCATTCTGTTACCAGGCAGCAATTCCTCACTGCATGAATAGCAACAACCTACTGGTTCTTAGAGCCCAACTAACAATGATGGTTTTGAAGATCAACATTGGCCATCGCCCTGTCCATTGGCTCAAAATGAAGGGCTCTTCCTGTCTAAGTCTTTTTCCTTTAGCTTATCTGAGATAgtccttaaaaggaaaaaagtcattAAATGAAATGTAATCTGGAGTGTCTCCAACATCAGGAGCCTTTAACTCGGCCAAATTCCAACAGAGGTTCCAAGTCAGTGTCCTTAAAGTTCCTTAACTGTCCTGGAGAACATCATGCGAATTTCTTCTTGGTGGCTGTGAACCTCTCCATGTactaaaaacatgaaagaaaaatatacatatggTATTTGGTATGGGCAAATATAAGAGTATTTTTAAACTTaggcttttatgttttttttttttctttttaatttgactTGGTTCATTACAtacaaaatttacttttttttctccctttttgagacagattctcactatgtggccctggatggcctttgaactcacagaggtctatctgcctgcctccgcctcccaaattctgggattaaagccatgctgccacacccagcaaAGTATTTGATTATTAaaacacactgatttttttttcatgtattttactaGAAAGCATAAAAAGGTGCTTTACAATAAGCAGAATGTAGAGAAAGTCACCTTGGCACAATACAGTCTGACCAAGTCTTAGAACTACCTCCAAAGTATGAACCTGGTGATGCTAACTGTAGACATCACCTAGTTACCTCAGCATTTCTCTGGTACAGACACTAGAAATGAAGAAGATGCTTATACACACCTTATCATAACCCTCTAGTTCTCGAAGTTTCTTTATTTCAAAGAGATTGCCTTCCACAGCGAGCAGGCAAATCTGGGAGTCGCTGAGGATGCTCTGGGGAAGCATGCTGAGCTCCAGACAGTTCTCCTCCAATCGGAGCACTTTGAGGCGAGGACAGCAGGATATCTTCACTGAGATCTGAGATATCTGTGGACAACACAACAGTGAGAGTACAAAAAGCACAATGGCTACTTTTACTACTGTAGCAAACCTTGCCTGGGTCCTAGCTCTTCTTCCACGCCTCCAGTTTCTCACTGCCTACTCATTCCAGAAGCCTCTGTTAACATACCTTCTGTTACTCCTCCACTTTCAAACGATTTGAAGGATACCAGTagcatttcagaaataaaaactaataataaaggCACTGtacatttattataaaaaacaTGAGAATCATGTAAGTTCAAGGAAAAAGTTTGCCGGTAACCTGCCACTCAGAACAACCACACAAACATTTTAATACCCAAACCAAAAGATTCCATCCATGCTTCCCATGCACTGCTGCACCCGACTGGACTATTGGTCCTTTTCTTGAGACTCCCCTTTGTTCGTGACACTCGATTTTTCCTCTTTTGAATTTCTCCTGATTTTGTTTTGacatctttattattttcaagCAGAAACCCCTAATGCTTAACATTTTACATTCTCAACCTTCTAGAAAACATTCTTAAAGCCATTTCACTTATGACCTCAGAATCGTATCAACAGTTCTATCTACTAACCTCTAGTACAGTTTGTATCTACAATTTTCACTAAGACATTTGGATGACTCAAGTAATGGACTCGACACGCCCATTCAACAGCATTGTGTAGGCCCTCTAGGTCAATACCAAACACTTTGTTATTGATCCGTTCACTTTGGCCAATTGAATGCTCCAAGTTTTTTCCTTCCCATGTTACAGGATGAACCAGAGTCTCATGCATGCCACATAATTACTGTACCACTCAGctgttctccagccccaggtcacCAAATTCTGTTGACTGCCTGGTATTTCCAACCATCACCTGGGAACTTTGTGCAAATGCAGATTCTTAGAcctctctctcactgaatcaAATACTAAGATGACCTTAAGCTCCCCAGGTTATTCAAGTAAGGTctgagaaaccttccaactacacagTCTAGCCATAGGGAATGTAGAATAAGTCATCAACTAATACTTAATAGTTGATTAATCTAttgattaatattaataaatattgatTAATCTATTAACTAATGCTTAATAGATGACAGTTTTCCCCCTAAAGATCTCAGGGAAAAAATGAAGCCAACCTCAAAGGCTGACTGTCATAATGTCAACTCTGGTCCAGCACAGTAACAACATGTCCATGGTAGCTGATGTACATAAGTGGAAGCATAGTGGCTACAGAAACTAAGGGCTACCTAATCTCAAATGTTCATCACTAGGCCTCCTGTCTAGAGCAGAGTGCTTCCCCAGACAAATGTTAACCAAGAAGAttcaaaacaaggcaaaacatTTCAGTTGTAAAGTTGTCCAATGATAAGCTAGCTCCAGAAAAACTATCACTTAAGGATTTTTCAACAAAAGGATGCAtatttaacaaaacaacaaaaaaatgatgtCTGAATCTCAGATTCTATGCGTTTAAGTCTCACCCCTGCACTATTCCATCCCTGACATGGCTCTTCACTAAATGATTGGTGGTGTGGAAAGGAACTGAAGATTTGCCAAActtccaactttaaaaaaaaaaaaaatatctcaccCTGTTGCTCTGTTCTCCCTCAAAACACCTTGAACTATCAACCCACTCAGTAACATTGGGCATTGAAATAACTTCAGCTTATGAAGTATATCTTTTAGCTTCTGGTATCAGCGCTTAAGGAAGAGGAAAGTTTCAGGAGACcataaacccaaacacacactggggtgggggtgggggcgggtcgtacacagacacacaaagaactGACCTGGTTTTGGTTGAGGTTGAGTTCGAAGGCCTGCAGCTCCCCCACAGTGTCAGGTATGCTCCGAATCTGGTTTTTAGAGAGATCTACCACATCCAGATGTCGCAGGCTACAGAGTTGAGGTGGTAGTGCTCCCAGCTGGTTCCCAGAGAGGCTCAGGGTCTTCAGGGCAGAAAGCTGCCCAAAGGTAGACGGTAGCTCTCTCAGGTGATTGTTGTTTAGACTTAGAGTCTCTAGTTTTTTCAGATTACATAATTCATCGGGTAGAACAGCTGGtgaagaaaaaattttttaaaaaaatctgatagAACTCAAGTTTATGAAAAGACAGATGGCAGCCTGctccactttgtttttgtttctatttttgagacagggtctcattaagttgtcTAGGCTGGCCCTGAAATAATGGTCCTTccgcctcagcctcttgagtggctgggattccaggcccaAATCACCAGTCCCCGCTTCTTACATAGGATTTGCACATGTCAAGTTTAGGTATCACACTTTACCAACAGTGTTCAGAAGATTAAGGAGCCATCAAGATGCAGACAAGCATTTATGTGTATAATAGTGTTGTTTTGTAAAGGGGCCTAGGTATATTCTAACAACAATCTAGGGAGGTTTGGGAATGCCTCCAATTCCACCCTGCCCCCATATTAGGTAACTGTTTACATCGCATCCCATAAGTCTTGCAAGTCCAAGTTAACCTAGTAATAATGATTATGCTATGCAAGGAGGCGTGTAGATTTAATTGCAAGAGGCAGAAAGCTTCAATACTCTAACGTTCTGCATCCCCTGAACTGATTTCATAACAAAATCAGCTTGTACGAGGAAAAGCACCCTTCATAACTGCTGATCACTAGCAAAAGCTAGCCAGGCACAAAAGCCATactcagtttgttgttgttgagggaGAGGCTCTTCAGCAGACTGAACTTTCCTATTAGCAGGGGCGGAAGGCTGTCGATCTTGTTGTTGGACAAATCGATGGTCCTAAGGTTGCTTGTCAGCTTCTGCAACTCTGAGGGGAACTGGAGAAAGGGAGTTCACAGCGTGGAAAATCCCGCACCAATAAACTTCGACACCCCGCGCCATCCCTCTCCCTTTTAGTTTCTGGGTCGgtcccctctcctctcacctCGGTCAGACCACGGTCTTTAAGCTGAAAGACACCAGTTTTCTGCGCTGTTTCCACATGAGCGCGGAGGGCACTGTTTCCCATCCTAGCGCCGCGGCTCAGTTCCCTGCGGGAAAGAAGCGTAGCTGTCACCGCCCCAGTCTAGACATAACAGCCCCCGGGTAAACCTCCCGTTTGGGTCTCCTGTCCCCGTTGTCACCTTCTGCCTAGCCCTACTTCCTAGGGGGCAGCCAAAGAGGGCGGCAAGGAGAAAGCAGGCTAGTAG of Peromyscus maniculatus bairdii isolate BWxNUB_F1_BW_parent chromosome 4, HU_Pman_BW_mat_3.1, whole genome shotgun sequence contains these proteins:
- the Lrrc57 gene encoding leucine-rich repeat-containing protein 57 isoform X2 — protein: MGNSALRAHVETAQKTGVFQLKDRGLTEFPSELQKLTSNLRTIDLSNNKIDSLPPLLIGKFSLLKSLSLNNNKLTVLPDELCNLKKLETLSLNNNHLRELPSTFGQLSALKTLSLSGNQLGALPPQLCSLRHLDVVDLSKNQIRSIPDTVGELQAFELNLNQNQISQISVKISCCPRLKVLRLEENCLELSMLPQSILSDSQICLLAVEGNLFEIKKLRELEGYDKYMERFTATKKKFA
- the Lrrc57 gene encoding leucine-rich repeat-containing protein 57 isoform X1 — translated: MMSQGVPARAEALGARLRELSRGARMGNSALRAHVETAQKTGVFQLKDRGLTEFPSELQKLTSNLRTIDLSNNKIDSLPPLLIGKFSLLKSLSLNNNKLTVLPDELCNLKKLETLSLNNNHLRELPSTFGQLSALKTLSLSGNQLGALPPQLCSLRHLDVVDLSKNQIRSIPDTVGELQAFELNLNQNQISQISVKISCCPRLKVLRLEENCLELSMLPQSILSDSQICLLAVEGNLFEIKKLRELEGYDKYMERFTATKKKFA